One Brassica napus cultivar Da-Ae chromosome C2, Da-Ae, whole genome shotgun sequence DNA window includes the following coding sequences:
- the LOC106382149 gene encoding xyloglucan glycosyltransferase 4-like: MAPNSVAVTMEKPDNFSILEINGSDQSSLPDNKRKSISPKQFSWFILLKAHKVVSVLSWLFSSVRKRIAFSSKHINEEEDPKSRGKQMYRFIKACLVISIVALSIEIVAHYKKWNLDLMNRPSWEVRGLVEWSYMSWLSFRSDYIAPIVITLSKFCTVLFLIQSLDRLVLCLGCFWIKFKKIEPKLKDDELDLEDASKFPMVLIQIPMCNEQEVYEQSIGAASQLDWPKDRILIQVLDDSDDPNLQLLIEEEVSVWAEKGVNIIYRHRLIRTGYKAGNLKSAMTCDYVKDYEFVAIFDADFTPNPDFLKKTIPHFKRNPELGLVQARWSFVNKDENLLTRLQNINLCFHFEVEQQVNGVFLNFFGFNGTAGVWRIKALEESGGWLERTTVEDMDIAVRAHLNGWKFIYLNDVEVTCELPESYEAYKKQQHRWHSGPMQLFRLCLPSIIKSKISIGKKANLIFLFFLLRKLILPFYSFTLFCIILPLTMFIPEAELPLWIICYVPIFISLLNILPSPKSFPFLIPYLLFENTMSITKFNAMISGLFQLGSAYEWVVTKKTGRSSESDLLAFSEKEEKLHRRNSESGLELLSKLKEQEMKHAEQETEKKSIGGLMRSNSKMKKRNMVFKKELGLAFLLLTAAARSFLSAHGLHFYFLLFQGLSFLVVGLDLIGEQIN, translated from the exons ATGGCTCCAAACTCAGTGGCAGTTACAATGGAGAAGCCAGATAACTTCTCTATACTAGAGATCAACGGCTCAGATCAATCCTCACTCCCTGACAACAAACGAAAATCCATCAGCCCAAAACAATTCTCATGGTTCATCCTCCTCAAAGCTCACAAAGTCGTCTCTGTTCTCTCATGGCTCTTCTCTTCAGTCAGAAAGCGAATCGCTTTCTCCTCAAAACACataaacgaagaagaagacccCAAAAGCAGAGGAAAACAAATGTACAGATTCATCAAAGCCTGTCTTGTTATCTCCATAGTTGCCTTGTCCATTGAAATCGTCGCGCATTACAAGAAATGGAATCTTGATCTCATGAACCGACCGTCTTGGGAGGTTCGTGGGCTTGTGGAGTGGTCTTACATGTCTTGGCTCTCGTTTCGATCTGATTACATCGCTCCCATTGTCATCACTCTCTCCAAGTTCTGCACTGTCCTCTTCTTGATCCAGTCTCTTGATCGGTTAGTCCTCTGTCTTGGCTGCTTCTGGATCAAGTTCAAAAAGATCGAACCTAAGCTCAAAGACGATGAACTCGACTTGGAAGACGCATCCAAATTCCCAATGGTTCTCATTCAGATCCCAATGTGCAATGAACAAGAG GTGTATGAACAATCTATTGGAGCAGCATCACAGCTTGACTGGCCAAAGGATAGGATCTTGATTCAAGTTCTTGACGACTCGGATGATCCAAATTTACAGCTTTTGATCGAGGAAGAAGTATCGGTTTGGGCCGAGAAAGGCGTGAACATAATCTACAGGCATAGACTGATCAGAACTGGTTACAAAGCTGGGAATCTAAAGTCAGCAATGACCTGTGATTACGTTAAAGATTACGAGTTCGTTGCCATTTTCGACGCAGATTTTACACCAAACCCTGATTTTCTCAAGAAGACTATTCCTCATTTCAAG CGTAATCCAGAGCTAGGATTAGTCCAAGCAAGGTGGTCCTTTGTGAACAAAGACGAGAATCTCCTAACGAGGCTACAAAACATAAACTTATGTTTCCACTTCGAAGTAGAACAGCAAGTGAACGGAGTGTTTCTCAACTTCTTTGGTTTCAATGGAACCGCAGGAGTCTGGAGGATCAAGGCATTGGAAGAATCTGGCGGGTGGCTCGAGAGAACGACAGTAGAAGACATGGATATCGCGGTCAGAGCACATCTCAATGGTTGGAAGTTCATTTACCTCAATGATGTTGAAGTCACTTGTGAGTTGCCTGAGTCTTATGAAGCTTACAAGAAGCAGCAACATCGTTGGCATTCCGGTCCTATGCAACTTTTCCGGTTATGCCTTCCTTCAATCATCAAATCAAAG ATATCAATAGGGAAGAAGGCGAATTtgatcttcctcttctttcttctaAGGAAGCTTATTCTACCATTTTACTCATTCACACTCTTCTGCATCATACTTCCATTAACAATGTTCATACCTGAAGCCGAGCTTCCTTTGTGGATCATCTGCTACGTTCCTATTTTCATTTCACTTCTCAACATTCTTCCCTCACCTAAATCTTTCCCTTTCTTAATCCCTTACCTCCTTTTCGAAAACACAATGTCTATAACCAAGTTCAACGCCATGATCTCTGGGTTGTTCCAGCTTGGATCGGCTTACGAGTGGGTTGTGACCAAAAAGACTGGTAGATCATCTGAATCAGACTTGTTAGCGTTTTCtgaaaaggaagagaagttgCATAGGAGAAACTCTGAGTccggtttggagcttttaagcAAACTCAAGGAGCAAGAGATGAAACATGCGGAACAAGAAACCGAGAAGAAGAGCATTGGAGGGCTGATGAGGTCGAATagcaagatgaagaagaggaacatGGTGTTCAAGAAAGAGCTAGGGCTTGCGTTCTTGCTTCTAACCGCAGCTGCAAGGAGCTTTCTATCAGCGCACGGTCTTCACTTCTACTTCTTGTTGTTTCAGGGGCTGTCTTTCTTAGTTGTAGGGTTGGATTTGATCGGAGAACAGATCAACTAG
- the LOC106382151 gene encoding peroxidase 31: protein MAEHWPLKSLSLFFLLTLLASTAEPRLTTDFYSKSCPRFHDIVRDTISSKQITNPTTAAAVIRLFFHDCFPNGCDASILISSTAFNAAERDSSINLSLPGDGFDAVVRAKTALELACPNTVSCSDIISAATRDLLVTVGGPYYPVFLGRRDSRISKASLLADLLPLPSSPISKTIRQFESRGFSVQEMVALSGAHSIGFSHCKEFVGLVGRNSTGYNPRFAVALKKACSNYPRDPTLSVFNDISTPNKFDNMYYQNIPKGLGLLESDHGLYSDPRTRPFVDLYARDQDRFFKDFAKAMQKLSLYGVKTGRRGEIRRRCDAIN from the coding sequence ATGGCGGAACATTGGCCACTCAAATCTCTCTCCCTATTCTTCCTCTTGACTCTCCTCGCCTCCACCGCCGAACCTCGCCTAACGACCGACTTCTACTCCAAATCATGCCCTCGCTTCCACGACATAGTCCGCGACACAATCTCCAGCAAACAAATCACCAACCCGACCACCGCCGCCGCCGTCATCCGCCTCTTCTTCCACGACTGTTTCCCCAACGGCTGCGACGCGTCGATCCTCATCTCCTCCACCGCCTTCAACGCCGCCGAGCGCGACTCCTCCATCAACCTCTCCCTCCCCGGCGACGGCTTCGACGCCGTCGTCAGAGCCAAAACCGCCCTCGAGCTCGCCTGCCCCAACACCGTCTCCTGCTCCGACATCATCTCCGCCGCGACTCGCGACCTCCTCGTGACCGTCGGCGGTCCTTACTACCCGGTCTTCCTCGGCCGCCGCGACTCGAGAATATCCAAAGCCTCTCTCCTCGCCGACCTCCTCCCTCTCCCGTCGTCTCCGATCTCGAAGACCATTCGCCAGTTTGAGTCCAGAGGCTTCTCCGTTCAGGAGATGGTCGCTCTCAGTGGAGCGCACTCGATCGGATTCTCGCATTGCAAAGAGTTTGTGGGCCTGGTGGGTCGGAACAGTACCGGGTATAACCCGAGATTCGCTGTCGCGTTGAAGAAAGCTTGTTCTAATTACCCGAGAGACCCGACGTTGTCTGTCTTCAACGATATTAGTACTCCGAACAAGTTCGATAATATGTATTACCAGAATATCCCCAAGGGTCTTGGGCTACTTGAATCGGATCACGGGTTGTACTCCGACCCGAGAACCCGGCCTTTTGTTGATCTTTACGCTAGGGATCAAGATCGGTTCTTTAAAGACTTTGCTAAAGCGATGCAAAAGTTGAGTCTTTACGGTGTAAAGACTGGTCGACGGGGAGAGATCCGGCGAAGGTGCGATGCCAttaactga
- the LOC106378696 gene encoding glutathione S-transferase T3-like, giving the protein MDSNIYLNFVDLLQSQQESSIGLESSYIPLFGTQASEGSNFEQDSPAARTPRRTWTPTDDVVLISSWLNTSKDPVVRNEQRSVAFWKRIAAYFSASPKLIGHEKREASHYKQRWHKINDLVCKFCGAYEATTREKSSGQNENDILKQAHKIFFNNRKKKFTLEHAWKELRNDQKWCELSTAKNEGSSKKRKCEEGFITASSQADTAVDDEGPIRPPGVKAAKAWCKKTMVEGKELSDFQTMCSIKKEDLTLEERLSKMKLLDILVLLLVVVVVHVLVLLVVVVVLVVLGLHFACLVKKSEKVIHGLAHCTHVKHWERVVLFSSVTDKSL; this is encoded by the exons ATGGATTCcaatatatatcttaattttgttgATCTTCTTCAAAGTCAACAAGAAAGTAGCATTGGTTTAGAATCTTCTTATATTCCTCTCTTTGGCACTCAAGCTTCTGAAGGTTCAAACTTCGAACAAGACAGTCCTGCTGCGCGTACACCAAGAAGGACGTGGACACCAACTGATGATGTAGTGCTCATCAGCTCCTGGTTAAACACGTCCAAAGATCCCGTTGTAAGGAATGAGCAACGGTCTGTTGCTTTCTGGAAGAGAATCGCAGCGTACTTCTCGGCGAGTCCCAAGCTTATTGGACATGAAAAACGAGAGGCGTCTCACTATAAGCAGAGGTGGCACAAGATAAATGATTTAGTTTGCAAGTTTTGTGGAGCTTACGAAGCTACAACCAGGGAGAAGAGTAGTGGACAAAATGAGAATGATATTCTCAAACAAGCCCACAAAATTTTCTTCAACAACCGCAAAAAGAAGTTCACACTTGAACATGCGTGGAAGGAGCTCCGAAATGACCAGAAGTGGTGTGAGCTCTCGACGGCAAAAAATGAAGGAAGCTCGAAGAAGAGGAAGTGTGAGGAGGGTTTTATAACAGCAAGCTCTCAAGCTGATACTGCTGTAGATGATGAAGGACCCATTCGTCCCCCGGGTGTTAAGGCTGCAAAAGCCTGGTGTAAGAAGACGATGGTTGAGGGTAAGGAGCTGTCTGACTTTCAGACCATGTGCAGCATCAAGAAGGAGGATTTGACACTGGAAGAAAGGCTCTCCAAGATGAAGCTACTTGACA ttcttgttcttcttcttgttgtaGTTGTAGTTCATGTTCTAGTTCTTCTTGTTGTAGTTGTAGTTCTTGTTGTTCTCGGTTTACATTTTGCTTGTCTT GTCAAGAAGAGTGAAAAAGTGATTCACGGACTAGCTCATTGTACTCATGTCAAGCATTGGGAGCGTGTGGTCTTGTTTTCTTCTGTCACGGATAAGAGTTTGTAA
- the LOC125582474 gene encoding uncharacterized protein LOC125582474, producing the protein MKMIVSVAYGTNNQGERPNLWTEIEASSCHLKISGRPWLVMGDFNEIISPSEHSKYDQYTSKWGMRDFSDCLHRSGLLDIPSCGNSFTWTNRHISKKLDRILGNDSWLQTFPQSIGVFGEPGISDHSPCCVFLDQLKPKQRPFKYFAHLAQHPDFHTLIKECWNTLSFSGSHQLRVSKKLK; encoded by the coding sequence ATGAAGATGATTGTTTCGGTAGCTTATGGTACAAATAATCAGGGTGAAAGGCCCAACCTTTGGACTGAAATTGAAGCTTCTTCCTGTCACCTCAAGATCTCAGGCAGGCCCTGGCTTGTAATGGGTGATTTCAATGAAATCATATCACCCTCGGAGCACTCAAAATATGATCAATACACAAGCAAATGGGGAATGAGAGATTTCAGTGATTGTCTTCACCGCAGCGGCCTCTTGGACATTCCTTCATGTGGAAATTCTTTCACCTGGACTAACCGACACATCTCAAAGAAGCTTGACAGGATCCTTGGCAATGACTCCTGGCTGCAGACCTTCCCACAAAGCATTGGAGTGTTCGGAGAGCCAGGCATCTCGGATCACAGCCCTTGTTGTGTTTTTTTGGATCAACTGAAGCCAAAGCAGAGACCTTTTAAGTATTTCGCTCACCTGGCTCAGCACCCGGATTTTCATACGCTAATCAAAGAATGCTGGAACACTCTATCTTTTAGTGGCTCCCACCAGCTCCGAGTATCAAAGAAGTTGAAGTAA